GGAATATCGCACATGACCACTCCTCCTTTGGTTATTAGAGGGGCTAGAGTTCCAGGCACGCACCACGCTGCTATTTCAGGATCAGCTCCAGCAGTGTAGTTTGCGGAGTCTCCAGAATAGATCAATGGGAATGTTTTTCCGTGGAGATCGAAAATGTTGAGTGAATTTCCCTTGAATTTTACAAATACGAGTTGAAGGAAAGAATTAAATATCGTAAAGAAGaattacgaaaaaaaaaaaatggcagtaCAGGTTGAATTTAATGTGTCAGAAATGGGATCAAGCAACGCTTACAAGGAAGATCTGTCCGTTTCCGAGCACGACTTTAGTGGAAAAACTCCTGTCAATGGTGCTTGCAAATACTGGAAAAAATTACAATACGGAGCTGGGAAATCACTCCCTAGTGAAACAGATAGGATTTGCTATTGCATCTTCAAAAGCTGCTAAGATATCCGCAGAGGTACAGCCACTTGCCCAACATACTTTGTAGACAGCAATTCTTGCATTCGGAACTCCTCCTCTAGCCACACCCCCAGCTAATCCGAAGTAGCTTCCACTCGTAGCTATCCCTGCTGCAGTTGAAGCAGTATGGCTTCCATGTCCTAACGTGTCCCTCGGGGATTTGATATCATACCTAGGATCAAAGATATTCTCCAGATCATAGAAACGGGCTCCAATGACCTTTCTGTGAATTCAAGGAACGTTTTTCAGCATCTGACCTATTAAACATTAGTACAGAAAGAAAATGGAAGACAGATTATACTTGTTGCAGGTGAAATTGTTTGCACCCTGGCAGATACCCTTCCATTTTTCTGGTGATCAGGCCAAACTCCTGCAAAAATCACAGAAACGGATCCATTTTTCACTAAAGCtgaattttaggatttttaagGGACTTTTCTGTTTCATTCTGAGTTTGACAAGTCACCTGTATCCAGCAACCCAACAATAACATCTCCCTCAGCAGACAACCTGGGATGAGATTCAGGGAGGCCCATGAAATCCCATGATCTTGTAGTGTGCACTTGCAGTTGGGCATTAGGGAACACAGAAACCACTCCCTCCATTTCTGTGACACATTCAGAAACATGAGTATGAAATGCAGACATGACCTGTAACATTAAGACGTGATTACCTTTGATCCTGGCAACTTCTTTGTCTGATAGTTTGGCTACAAATCCATTGAAACTCTTCCCGTAACTATAAATTAGTGACTCTCTAGCCTCTGATGAACTGCATGTGATAAAATCAACCACATTAAACTTTAATCTGTGTTTCAATTCCACACACGGAATATCTTCAGAACTTAGTCCGCTATGATGATAACAAACCTGCCAAGTACTTCTGCTAGCATATTGTGGTGTGTCGACGCGACTGATGAAGCATCCTTGGGACGATCTCCCATGTACACAACATGAGACTGCACGCATAAATCATAATGCATTATAATCTCCATCAAGAATGTAAACCTATAAATCAAAGCTTGACTCGTGTTAAACTGCAATAAGATAGGATTTTCACCTTCCTGTCGTCTTCAGCGCAGTGGCATTGCAGCACCAATGctgcaagaaagaaaatagagagGTTCAACAACTTGTCCATGGAGCTAAGTTTCAGAACTGTATGTTGCAATGTGAAATCATGTGATTAGCAGGTCCTTATTATATACAAATTTTTGGAGCTAATCACCTCAACTAAGTCCTTGTTTGCGATTATCGTCACCTCTTTTTACAATgcaaagtaaaatatatttaaatcctGTCTTTAGCACCTTTGGTTACTTCACCATCACACAGGCTGGATTGGAAAACAAACTAGTCGGCCTCGGACGGGTTTTACTTTGTGGAGAGAAATTCCCATGATGCTTTCTCGAAGGTCAACCTAAATACACCAACAAAGTGTCAACGTTGCTGAAACAAAAAGAGGAAAGGGATGGAATTGTTATGGAAACTTGCATTTATTGGTtactaattcttttttcttaaaagaaaaggaaagaaacaggTGTTTGGACGCCCCCCGAACACACAAAACATTTATGCATATACGTTAAGacaaaaacttaaatatctTCGATTAATCAGACAGacatactattttaaaaaaataaaaatagcagcGGGACTGAAACTTGAAACTTTCAGATTATATAAGTTTTCTCCTTACCACCTAATCCAACCACCCagaacattaaatttattttggttcttgCAAGAACACAAGTTGGTTTGGTCTCTTCAAACAAACCTAGCTTGATAGAAGTGCATTGATAAGAAGAGGACTCTGTTTCGGGCTTCTGGGTTTCGCAGTTTAGAAGGCTATGGGTTTCTGACCCCATAAGAGGAGCACCACTATGTTAGTTGCTTTTGAGCTCCAATCTagactttattttttcatggaatCTTGTAGAATTTTGAACCACTATtctttccccccccccccccccccctttttttttgttcgtttTCCAGATAAAGCTTCCTttctactatatatattttttattggctaGTGTTTTGATTATTGTCGATAGCAAGGTGGAATGTGCATGTTTCCCACATGATGACATGTTTCTTTATCTACTCTGTAAGCTATGCCAAAGGAGGGTGCAGAAGCCAGGGAAAGATGTTGGCTGCTTACAAGAGTTTCTCCAAGCCATACACTAGATTCTTCCATGATAACAAAGACATAGATTAATGGCCGTACTTTGATATGGGCTGAGGCAAAAAGCTGAGTCAAAACAATGGCATTGGAAGCGCCATTCGGCCACATTGTTTCGGTATATAGAGGTTCATGcaataatttctcaaaagaaAGGATTGAATATTATTGGATTGGTTGACCTTCAGTCGGATGACCTTTCTAATAGCTAGGATTAGGCCAGGCTTGAGGCACTTCAGATCACTGATATCGTGTTTAATAGAGTAAACCTGAGGCCATCAGAACAACGGTTGGATTCCTTCTTTACAGATTACAGAAAATGGGAAAATTGAAGCAGAAATCATACCACTCCTGGGCCAGAGAAGTAAATGGCTGCACTATAGGGAAGCCCTGGCAGGACCATGCTGTATACCCTATCCCCATCTTCTCCTAGAACTTGACCTCTTGCCTTACAGTATCAGAATTTATACAATGTGGCATCTTATCAATTCCTCAAAATATGAAAGGTTTAAATTCTTAATCCTTCATAATTGATGAGGAAAAACTTAGCACAATATCTTCATAAATTTGACCCATGTTAGAGAGGttctttgaaatttgaataGCATCCATTGATGGAAAATCCTGTGTGTCAAAGACATTCAAAAGATAATGCTTAATGCATAAGGTTTGGTTTCTTGGTAACTTGATTTGATACCAAtacaccaacatcttttttctatcaCTTACTATTGGATTTGACCTTGATTCAACAATTTCGGCATTGTTGTAATGGAAGGAAGCTGCAATGGCAGCTTGCTGAAGGAGTAAAGAAACAATGGACACAGTTGGTGCGATCAGACAACCCTACAGGCATCTTCATGGTACGAAATAATTGCtcgaaaaatcagaaaaaaagcCGGTCTTAAGATTCTAGCAATCAACAAATTCCAACAGTAATTATATGGTTTCTAGCTCACCCTCTGCTCAGCATACTGGCTTTGTCACAGAATGCAGACAACGCTCCTACTGTCTCTAGCTTACCAAaacttggaaaatatttttttttaaaattaaatttttttatgtttttaaatttttttgatgtgtaatatcaaaaataatttttaaaaaattaaaaaatatattattttattgcattttcaAAGTTTGAACCACAACCATACTTTTAATTCCTGAACACCTTACTTTGAATGCAAAATGTTGTTGCCCAATGAGAATTACCAAACAGAAAAAGGCCTATGATTAGTAGTAATTATTGAtgataatgtgaaaaaaaattcaagatggaAAGGAAATGAACCTATTTCACCTTGTCATAAACTATGGAAGGATCAGCAAAATCAACTGCCACGCCTGTTTCTTTTGACTGCACTGGCAAGATATCACAAATTGCTCAATTGATGAGCCTTTTGCTTTATATTCATGTTGAATAAgagattaattgatgagtttaatCATATAATTACCAGAGATATGGAGCCTAAATACCATAATTAGAtcatttattattgatatttcattTGACGAAGAAGAGAGAAGGATTAATCATTAAGCATAAAGTAAATTATGGAGCAATTATGGCTCgagagaagagaaggaacaGGGAACAGTTCCAATATCATCTCCTACAAAATGGGAATCCACAGCACATGCCACCTCCATTACTCTCGTTAGTTCGAGACAGTGTTGATTTAAAGATTCTGCAAATAATCCAAGAAGATGGTGTTCGAAGACTGATGCTCCAATTATTGAAAGCTATGGCATCTTAGACAgcccaaaaataataaagcaatgATCGAT
The genomic region above belongs to Populus alba chromosome 12, ASM523922v2, whole genome shotgun sequence and contains:
- the LOC118060576 gene encoding dihydrodipicolinate reductase-like protein CRR1, chloroplastic translates to MEVACAVDSHFVGDDIGTSKETGVAVDFADPSIVYDKGCLIAPTVSIVSLLLQQAAIAASFHYNNAEIVESRSNPIDFPSMDAIQISKNLSNMGQIYEDIARGQVLGEDGDRVYSMVLPGLPYSAAIYFSGPGVVYSIKHDISDLKCLKPGLILAIRKVIRLKNLVYGLEKLL